From one Desulfomicrobium macestii genomic stretch:
- a CDS encoding tyrosine-type recombinase/integrase — protein sequence MARQKRIAAEGFKGVFLVASVSPASGEPDHIIYIRYKRDGKLYEDKVGRTSEKAPKPNHKKYWSPFLASLVRADKIRGRAPTNSEIRAAEQAAKESESGRWTISKLWKEYRANNEDKARIAITDDYRFSMYIDPAFGSKTPSEIDPLSVDRLRVKMSKTRKPATVHNTLELLRRIINFGVNRNLCPPLPFKLELPKLNNHRTEDLTPDQLQDLLDAIEKDKHPVAGPMMLCALYTGMRRGEMFKLEWSDLDFDRGFIRLRDPKGGKDQTIPMNAQARKLLESMPKVCQFVFAGRPDKNGNYAPRTRIADQVNKIKKAAGLPKDFRALHGLRHVYASMLASSGKVDMYTLQKLMTHKSADMTQRYAHLRDESLTRAGQVVDDIFNGLAEEQNKVVSINGK from the coding sequence ATGGCCAGACAGAAACGAATCGCGGCTGAAGGTTTTAAGGGAGTCTTTCTTGTTGCCTCTGTTTCCCCTGCCAGTGGTGAGCCGGACCACATCATCTACATCCGTTACAAGCGTGATGGAAAGCTCTACGAGGACAAGGTGGGGCGGACCTCCGAGAAGGCCCCAAAGCCGAACCATAAAAAGTATTGGAGTCCGTTCCTTGCGTCGCTGGTCCGTGCTGACAAGATTCGAGGGAGGGCTCCAACGAATTCAGAGATCCGGGCAGCAGAACAGGCCGCTAAAGAATCAGAGTCCGGGCGGTGGACCATTAGCAAGTTATGGAAGGAATACCGGGCAAACAATGAGGACAAGGCCCGCATTGCCATCACGGACGATTACCGTTTTAGCATGTACATTGATCCGGCTTTCGGCTCCAAGACCCCAAGCGAGATTGATCCCCTTTCCGTCGATCGTCTCCGGGTGAAGATGAGCAAGACCCGCAAGCCCGCTACAGTCCACAATACTCTGGAACTCTTGCGCCGGATCATCAACTTTGGCGTGAACCGCAATCTGTGTCCGCCCCTACCCTTCAAACTGGAACTTCCCAAACTGAATAACCACAGGACCGAGGACTTGACTCCGGATCAGCTCCAAGATCTTTTGGATGCAATCGAGAAGGACAAGCACCCTGTGGCCGGGCCGATGATGCTTTGCGCTCTTTACACGGGCATGAGGCGTGGGGAGATGTTCAAACTGGAATGGTCGGACCTTGACTTTGATCGTGGTTTCATCCGGTTGCGTGACCCCAAGGGCGGGAAGGATCAGACTATCCCGATGAATGCTCAGGCGAGGAAGTTGCTCGAATCCATGCCCAAGGTTTGCCAGTTTGTTTTTGCCGGTCGACCTGACAAAAACGGCAATTATGCGCCGCGAACAAGGATTGCGGATCAGGTGAATAAGATCAAGAAGGCGGCGGGCTTGCCTAAAGATTTCCGCGCCCTTCATGGATTACGGCATGTGTACGCGTCCATGCTGGCCAGCTCGGGCAAGGTGGATATGTACACCTTGCAAAAGCTCATGACTCACAAGAGCGCAGACATGACCCAGCGTTACGCCCATTTGCGTGACGAAAGCCTGACTCGGGCCGGGCAGGTGGTGGACGATATTTTCAACGGATTGGCCGAAGAGCAAAACAAGGTGGTCAGTATCAACGGGAAATGA
- a CDS encoding helix-turn-helix transcriptional regulator, with product MGMINEPKKHVDYIPNVQRTMREQEAAAYLGMSVKTLQAWRFYNKGPKYLKISRSVRYLREDLDTFLEASKITPIGER from the coding sequence ATGGGTATGATCAACGAACCGAAAAAACATGTCGACTACATCCCCAACGTGCAAAGAACGATGCGAGAGCAAGAAGCAGCAGCGTACCTTGGAATGTCAGTCAAAACTTTGCAGGCCTGGCGGTTCTACAACAAAGGCCCTAAGTATTTGAAAATTTCTCGCAGTGTGCGATATTTGAGAGAAGACCTCGACACCTTCTTAGAAGCATCCAAGATTACCCCGATTGGGGAGCGCTGA
- a CDS encoding helix-turn-helix domain-containing protein, with translation MSAVKKRPTKKPAQKHESALLPAVDTLDPGFTYRWKIFDQSTLGRFCQFPRSLIFKVSSDGLIDTPGIWAELPLASKSVLPVLLHFENRDHKCWPSQELICALSGLNSRKTVRRGLRILEDAGLISTRKATTTAGRPLTIYHLQLPHDDFYVPLYASLFQGGIWSVMGDHPVTHALYPVMRIFAKPRPDLELEGDWLRVDSDEWREWYASRECDWCRADREALIDFAGIGRRSYATAVDFLSSSKMKVIARNEHAPEYWQVNLLDGIGFNHETTEYLNSRLKIT, from the coding sequence ATGAGTGCTGTCAAGAAACGTCCCACGAAAAAGCCAGCACAAAAACACGAATCCGCGCTGCTGCCTGCTGTCGATACTCTTGATCCGGGCTTCACATATCGATGGAAAATATTTGATCAGTCGACATTAGGCCGGTTCTGTCAATTTCCAAGGTCATTGATTTTCAAAGTATCGTCTGACGGCTTGATTGATACCCCAGGAATTTGGGCGGAACTGCCCCTGGCTTCAAAATCTGTTTTGCCTGTCCTTCTACATTTTGAGAATCGTGATCATAAATGCTGGCCGAGCCAGGAGCTCATTTGCGCCCTGTCTGGCCTCAACAGTCGCAAGACTGTGCGTCGTGGACTGCGCATCCTCGAAGATGCTGGGCTCATCTCGACACGAAAGGCGACCACAACAGCGGGCCGCCCCCTCACGATTTACCATCTACAGTTACCGCATGACGATTTCTATGTCCCGCTGTATGCCTCCTTGTTCCAAGGCGGCATATGGTCGGTCATGGGTGATCATCCTGTGACCCATGCGCTCTATCCGGTGATGCGCATTTTTGCAAAACCAAGGCCTGACTTAGAACTGGAGGGTGATTGGTTGCGAGTTGATTCGGATGAATGGCGTGAATGGTACGCTTCGAGGGAATGCGACTGGTGCAGGGCTGACCGGGAAGCGTTGATTGACTTCGCCGGAATAGGCCGCAGGAGCTATGCTACCGCCGTGGATTTTTTGAGCAGTTCCAAGATGAAAGTCATAGCAAGGAATGAGCACGCGCCTGAATATTGGCAAGTCAATTTGCTCGACGGTATTGGGTTCAATCACGAAACAACTGAATATCTCAATTCAAGATTGAAAATCACATGA